The following proteins come from a genomic window of Iamia sp. SCSIO 61187:
- the rpsA gene encoding 30S ribosomal protein S1, protein MSDQTATLTPADEDEYVPRTIAFDDLDIDFDAAIDASMVSVEDGQIVEGKVVKVDKDEVLLDIGYKTEGVIPARELSIRNDVDPAEIVSLGEELEALVLTKEDKDGRLVLSKKRAQYERAWGDIEATKERDGVVTGPVIEVVKGGLIIDIGLRGFLPASLVELRRVRDLQPYVGKELTAKIIELDKNRNNVVLSRRAWLEETQKEQREEFLDNLKPGEVRKGVVSSVVNFGAFVDLGGMDGLIHVSELSWKHVDHPGSVVAVGDEVSVQVLDVDRDRERISLSLKATQQDPWQEFATSHRVGELVYGRVTKLVPFGAFVQVGDGIEGLVHISEMSAHHVDLPEQVVTPGEELWVKIIDLDLQRRRISLSIKQAAEGGVVSAEYQEHFGEHAYDNEGNYIGTEWAEDPAVEEAWASYEAEQGFATGEAPVPTEEPPLVEGEAVAAPAEEPTDPA, encoded by the coding sequence GTGTCCGACCAGACCGCCACCCTCACCCCCGCCGACGAAGACGAGTACGTGCCCCGCACGATCGCCTTCGACGACCTCGACATCGACTTCGACGCCGCCATCGATGCGTCGATGGTCAGCGTCGAGGACGGCCAGATCGTCGAGGGCAAGGTGGTCAAGGTCGACAAGGACGAGGTCCTCCTCGACATCGGCTACAAGACCGAGGGCGTCATCCCGGCCCGCGAGCTGTCGATCCGCAACGACGTCGACCCGGCCGAGATCGTCAGCCTGGGCGAGGAGCTCGAGGCCCTGGTCCTCACCAAGGAGGACAAGGACGGCCGCCTGGTCCTGTCCAAGAAGCGGGCCCAGTACGAGCGGGCCTGGGGCGACATCGAGGCCACCAAGGAGCGCGACGGCGTCGTCACCGGCCCGGTCATCGAGGTCGTCAAGGGCGGCCTCATCATCGACATCGGCCTCCGCGGCTTCCTCCCCGCCTCCCTCGTCGAGCTGCGCCGGGTGCGCGACCTCCAGCCCTACGTCGGCAAGGAGCTCACGGCCAAGATCATCGAGCTCGACAAGAACCGCAACAACGTCGTCCTCTCCCGCCGGGCCTGGCTCGAGGAGACCCAGAAGGAGCAGCGCGAGGAGTTCCTCGACAACCTCAAGCCCGGCGAGGTCCGCAAGGGCGTGGTGTCGAGCGTCGTGAACTTCGGTGCCTTCGTCGACCTGGGCGGCATGGACGGCCTGATCCACGTCTCGGAGCTGTCCTGGAAGCACGTCGACCACCCCGGCTCCGTCGTCGCCGTCGGCGACGAGGTGTCGGTCCAGGTGCTCGACGTCGACCGCGACCGCGAGCGCATCAGCCTCTCGCTCAAGGCCACCCAGCAGGACCCGTGGCAGGAGTTCGCCACCTCGCACCGCGTGGGCGAGCTGGTCTACGGCCGGGTCACCAAGCTGGTGCCCTTCGGCGCCTTCGTCCAGGTGGGCGACGGCATCGAGGGCCTGGTCCACATCTCGGAGATGTCGGCCCACCACGTCGACCTCCCCGAGCAGGTCGTCACCCCCGGCGAGGAGCTGTGGGTGAAGATCATCGACCTCGACCTGCAGCGGCGGCGCATCAGCCTGTCGATCAAGCAGGCCGCCGAGGGCGGTGTCGTCTCGGCCGAGTACCAGGAGCACTTCGGCGAGCACGCCTACGACAACGAGGGCAACTACATCGGCACCGAGTGGGCCGAGGACCCCGCCGTCGAGGAGGCCTGGGCCAGCTACGAGGCCGAGCAGGGCTTCGCCACCGGCGAGGCCCCCGTGCCCACCGAGGAGCCGCCGCTCGTCGAGGGCGAGGCCGTGGCCGCTCCGGCCGAGGAGCCCACCGACCCGGCCTGA